The DNA window TAACGGTGGGGATGTGAAGGACGCCTGCTGGACATATGAGGCCTCGGTGCCGGGATTGCTGCCGTGGCAGACGTATGTGCTGGCCTTTACGGTCGGGGTTTTCGCCATCCGTTCGCCATGGCCTTCGGGCGCGGCGCTCTTCCTGCTCATCCTGGCCGAGCGGGCGTTGCGCGGGCGGGACTGCCGCGTGCCGGTGTTGGCCGTGGCTCTGTGCGCGGTCTTCGGCTTTGCCTACGCCACGCAACGCACGCCCGCATCGCCGGGAGACGTGCCCGGTTGGATGGCGGCGCGCAAGGCCGTGGTCATGGAGGGCGTGGTGGACCGGGCCGAGCCGAGGCCGGGCCACCGTTTGCGGGTGATTCTGGCAGGGGTGACCTGCGACGCGGGGCAGGGGGCCGAGCCGTTGCCCGGCAAGGTCGCCTGGTTTCTCCGTGGCGCGGAGTACACGCCGTTGCCGGGGCAGCGGGTGCGGGCCGTAGCCAGGCTGGCTCCCCTGCGTAATTTTGGCGATCCCGGGGTGTGGGATTACCGCTGGTATTGGCTGCGTCAAGGCGTGTTCTGGCGCGCCTGGCCCTCGGGCCGGGGGCAACAGGTCTGGGGCGAGCGGCCCGACACTTCTTTGGCGGGCATGCGCAACGGCCTGCGGGCGCGGGTGGCCCAGTTGCTGCCCGATGGACGGGGCGGGTCCATGGTCTTGGCTTTGACCACCGGGGACCGCTCCCGGCTGGACGCGGAGACCATGGACGCCACCCGAAGCGCGGGGTTGGCGCATACCCTGGCCCTGTCCGGTCTGCACGTGGGGTTCGTGGCCGCCATGGGCTGGGGATTAGCATGGCTCCTCGGACGGCTGTGGCCGGGGCTGCTGTTGCGCTTGCCGCGTCCCAAGCTGGCCGTTTACCTGGCCGCGCCGCTGGTCCTGGCCTATGCCTGGCTCGGACAGCCGTCGGCCTCGCTCATCCGCGCCTCGGTCATGTTCGGCTTCTGGGGCGTGCTCCTGCTTCAGGGGCGGGGGCGGGTGCTCATGGATGGGCTGTTTTTCGCCCTGGCGGTCATCGTTTTTGTCTCGCCCTTGTCCGTGTACGATCTCGGTTTGCAGATGTCCCTGTCCGCCGTGGCCGGGATCGGGTTGCTCTATCCGTTTTTCCGTTTTCTCTTTGCTGCCCGACGCGGGGGTCCCATGCGCCTGCTGTCGTGGGCGGCGGGCGTGCTGGCGGTCAGCGTTTGCGCCACGCTGGCGATCATGCCGCTGGTCTCCTGGTATTTCGGCACGTTCAGTCCGAACCTGCTGCTTAACATGGTCTGGCTCCCGGTCCTGGGCTGTGTGGTCATGCCGCTCGGGTTGGCCGGCATGATTCTGGCCGTCCCGGCTTGGACCGCGCCCGCCGGGGCGTTGCTGCTCGGCTTGGCCGCGCGCGTCACGGACGGGCTGCTCCGGCTGCTGGATGCGGTGCGGAGTGGGGGCTGGACTCCGGTTTTCGCCGTGCTGCGGCCCCTGTGGCCGGAACTGCTCGGGTTTGCGCTGCTTCTGGTCGCTACGGCGGTCTGCCTGCGCGGACGGCGGAAGGCTCCGGTCCTGCTGGCCGGGCTCGGCTTTGTCCTGCTCGTCGCGCCCCATGTGTTTGTCATGGCCGAGGACAGCCGAGACCGGGTCTCTTTGACCATGCTCGATGTGGGATTGGGCCAGTCCCTGGTGATTTCCCTGCCCGGCGGCCGCCGTTGGCTGGTGGATGCGGGCGGAGGGTCACCCACCTTCGATCTGGGCCAGGCCGTGGTGGGGCCGTCCCTGGCCCTGGGGCGCGCACCCCGGCTGGAGGGCATTTTCCTGTCCCACCCGGACACGGACCACAGCCATGGGCTTCCATACCTCCTGGAGCGGTTTGTCGTGGGCGCGCTGTACACCAACGACATGCTCCCCCGCGGCCTGACCGGCGACCGGCTGCGTCGGGTTCTGGACGCAATCGGGATGGAGCCCGTGGCCCTGCAAGCCGGGGATGCGGTGGACTTGGCGCCCGGCGTGCGCGCGGCCGTCCTGCACCCGGGTGCCGGGTTCGCCGGATCGCGGGCCAACGAGCGTTCTCTGGTTTTACGCCTGGAACGGGACGGCCGGTCCCTGGCGCTTCTGCCGGGAGATATCGAGATCGGCGGCATCCGGGCCATGCGTGAGCGCGGTGCGGACGTGGCGGCCGAGGTCCTGGTCCTGCCGCACCACGGCAGCCGCCGGAGCTTCGACCCGGCATTCTACGCGGCCGTGGGGCCCAAAGCCGTGCTGTGTTCCAACGGTTTCATGAACCGCTACGGGTTTCCGGATCCCGGCGTGGCCTCGGCAGCCGGAGCGGTCGCCGGGAACGGGGTGTACGCCACGGCGCGGTGCGGTCGGGTGGTTTGCCGTTGGGACGGTTCCTACGGCCCCCTCCGGATCGAGACCTGGTTGACGGGAGCCGCTTGCCAGGAATGTCCGTCTGATATAGAAACCCAAGTAAGACCCGCGCCGGGTTCGGATGCGTGGAAAACAGGCCCGGTTGTCCCCGGCCCGCCGCAACAGGCAGATGATCCATGAAGAACGACGTCAAACAAGAATTGCTCGAAGCCGTGGAGCGGATGCCCGCTTTCCCTCAAAGCGTGCGTCAGGTCTTGGCGTTGTCGGGGGACGTCAACTGTTCGCAGAAGGACCTGGTGGAGGTCATAAAAAAGGACCCGGTTTTCACCCTCAAGATCCTGCGCCTGGTCAATTCCCCTTATTTCGGGTTGTCCCGGGAGATCACGTCCATTAATCACGCCAGCGTCTACCTCGGCCTGAACACCCTCAAGAATGCGGCTCTGAGCCTGGCGGCGGTGGGGGCCATCCCCCGGGAGGCCTCCGCGCGGATGGACATGGGCGCGTTCTGGCTCCATTCCCTGGCCGTGGCCGCATGCGCGAGCATGCTCGGACGCAGGCTCGGGGTGTCCCGCGATGACGCGGCCAATTATTTCGCGGCTGGGTTGCTGCACGATATCGGCAAGGTGGTCTTCGCTCTGTATATGCCCGCCGGGTTCGAGGCCGCTCTCCGTGAGAGCGCCGAGTCGGACGTGTCGCTGCATCAGTGCGAACGCGAGATCATCGGGGCCACCCATGCGGACATCGGCGGGCTGCTGGCCGAAAAATGGCGTCTGCCCGGCGAACTCGGGGAAGCCGTCGCCTCCCATCATTCCATGGACCGGGGCGGGGATTTCATGCTCTGCGACTGTCTGTTCGCCGCCAATCAGATCAGCAAGAAGCTGGCTTTCGGCTCGGCCGGGAATTTCGAGGTGGAGCCGCTGCCCTCGGGCGTGGCAAACCGGTTCGGCATGGCCCTGGATGAACTTGCAGCGGACCTGCACACCTTGGGCGAAGAGGTCGAAAACGCACGCATCTTCATCAAGCTCGGAGAGTCCCGCTGATGCGCGTTCGGTTCCGAGGCACGCGCGGCTCCCTGCCGGTGCCGGGGGCGCGGACCGTCAGGTACGGCGGCAACACCTCGTGCATCGAGATCCGCGCCGACGACGGCCACCCGCTTATTCTCGACGCGGGCACCGGCATCCGCGAACTGGGTCGCGAAATGGCCCGGCGGGAGCCCGGCGTTTGCGATATCTTCATCACCCATACCCATTGGGATCATATCTCCGGACTGCCGTTCTTTCTCCCCCTGTTCGTGCCCGGCAACCGCGTGACCCTTTACGGTCCGGCCGATCCCTTGAACAGGGTCGGCATCGAGGCTGTTTTGTCCCGGCAGATGGAGTACCCGTTTTTTCCGGTGCGGACCGCAGAACTCGCGGCGGACATAGGGTACCGCACCCTGGTTGAGGGCGAGACCGTGGACCTCGGGATCGCCGAGGTCACGCCTCTGCTCATGAACCACCCGGCCCCGAATTTCGGCTACCTGGTGCGCTGCGATGGCCGCTCCCTGTTCTTTACGGGGGACCATGAGCCGTTCGGCAACATCTATTCTCCTGGAGACGCGGACTTCGAGGCCTACGAGGCCCTGGTGAACGAACGCAACCGGGACATCATTGATTGCCTGCGCGGCGTGGACCTGCTCGTCATTGACGCCCAGTACACCTCGGAGGAATATCTGCGTAAGAAGGGGTGGGGCCATGGCTCCATGGACACGGCCCTGGAGCTGGCCCGGGAGGCCGGGGTCGGACGGGTGGTGCTGACCCATCACGACGTGGACCGGACCGATACGGATTTGGACGTTCTGGAGGGCCTGCTGCGGGCCCGATGGGCCGACCGGGGCGTGTCCTTCGAACTGGCCCGGGAGGGCATGGAGCTTGCGCTGTGAGCCCGTTCCGGGAGGGGGCGTGGGGGGCGGACTGTTGCGCTTTTCTTGAGAAAGTGACATTGAAACATATCTCCAACCCAAGACGGCTGGACACAGAGGAGGGCGGAAGATGAAAGCGTTGATCGTGGATGACGATTTTTACAGCAGGAATATGATTCACGAGATATTGCGTCAGGTAGCCAAGTGCGACATCGCCGTGAACGGCGAGGAGGCCATCGAGGCCTTTCGGCACGGTCTGCTTGAAGGCGAGCCCTACGATCTGGTCTGCCTCGACCTGCTTATGCCGGAATTGGACGGCCAGCAGGCCCTGCGTGAAATCCGCATCTTGGAGCAGGAGAACGGCGTCAGCCCGCACAGCGAATCCAAGATCATCGTCACCACCATGCTCGCGGACGAAAAGGAAACCCATGACGCCTTTTTTCTCGGAGGGGCCACATCCTACCTGGTCAAGCCCATCGACGAGAAAAAACTCATGGACGAGATCAAGAGCCTCGGGCTCATCTGAACCGTCCAGGATCGGAAAATCCCAAGACATCTTAGCCGGGTGCCGTGTCTTGAAGCGGCATCCGCCTTCGCGTTCCCGATCGGATTTGAAGTTGGCGCCGTTTTCTAATATGTTGTCTTTCTTTGCGCGATACTTACTCCCCCCGCAACCAGGGGGGCTTTTATACAGGATAGGAACGCATGAGCCAAATACTTGGTGTTAAATTTAATGATTACGGACAGGTGTACTATTTTGGCTCCGGCCCGTTCGTAGTCCGAGAAGGCCAGCACGTCATCGTCAAGACCGATCAGGGCATGGGGCTCGGCAAGGTCGTCCTGGTCCGCCAGGCCCCCAAGGAAATGGACGACGAGGACCCCGAGGGCCACAAGGCCATCTATCGGCTGGCCAATGACAAGGATATGGAGGCGGTGGCAGAGAACGAAGTCCTTTCCAGGGATGCCTTCAAATTTTG is part of the Desulfovibrio sp. Huiquan2017 genome and encodes:
- a CDS encoding response regulator, giving the protein MKALIVDDDFYSRNMIHEILRQVAKCDIAVNGEEAIEAFRHGLLEGEPYDLVCLDLLMPELDGQQALREIRILEQENGVSPHSESKIIVTTMLADEKETHDAFFLGGATSYLVKPIDEKKLMDEIKSLGLI
- a CDS encoding MBL fold metallo-hydrolase gives rise to the protein MRVRFRGTRGSLPVPGARTVRYGGNTSCIEIRADDGHPLILDAGTGIRELGREMARREPGVCDIFITHTHWDHISGLPFFLPLFVPGNRVTLYGPADPLNRVGIEAVLSRQMEYPFFPVRTAELAADIGYRTLVEGETVDLGIAEVTPLLMNHPAPNFGYLVRCDGRSLFFTGDHEPFGNIYSPGDADFEAYEALVNERNRDIIDCLRGVDLLVIDAQYTSEEYLRKKGWGHGSMDTALELAREAGVGRVVLTHHDVDRTDTDLDVLEGLLRARWADRGVSFELAREGMELAL
- a CDS encoding DNA internalization-related competence protein ComEC/Rec2 is translated as MKDACWTYEASVPGLLPWQTYVLAFTVGVFAIRSPWPSGAALFLLILAERALRGRDCRVPVLAVALCAVFGFAYATQRTPASPGDVPGWMAARKAVVMEGVVDRAEPRPGHRLRVILAGVTCDAGQGAEPLPGKVAWFLRGAEYTPLPGQRVRAVARLAPLRNFGDPGVWDYRWYWLRQGVFWRAWPSGRGQQVWGERPDTSLAGMRNGLRARVAQLLPDGRGGSMVLALTTGDRSRLDAETMDATRSAGLAHTLALSGLHVGFVAAMGWGLAWLLGRLWPGLLLRLPRPKLAVYLAAPLVLAYAWLGQPSASLIRASVMFGFWGVLLLQGRGRVLMDGLFFALAVIVFVSPLSVYDLGLQMSLSAVAGIGLLYPFFRFLFAARRGGPMRLLSWAAGVLAVSVCATLAIMPLVSWYFGTFSPNLLLNMVWLPVLGCVVMPLGLAGMILAVPAWTAPAGALLLGLAARVTDGLLRLLDAVRSGGWTPVFAVLRPLWPELLGFALLLVATAVCLRGRRKAPVLLAGLGFVLLVAPHVFVMAEDSRDRVSLTMLDVGLGQSLVISLPGGRRWLVDAGGGSPTFDLGQAVVGPSLALGRAPRLEGIFLSHPDTDHSHGLPYLLERFVVGALYTNDMLPRGLTGDRLRRVLDAIGMEPVALQAGDAVDLAPGVRAAVLHPGAGFAGSRANERSLVLRLERDGRSLALLPGDIEIGGIRAMRERGADVAAEVLVLPHHGSRRSFDPAFYAAVGPKAVLCSNGFMNRYGFPDPGVASAAGAVAGNGVYATARCGRVVCRWDGSYGPLRIETWLTGAACQECPSDIETQVRPAPGSDAWKTGPVVPGPPQQADDP
- a CDS encoding HDOD domain-containing protein, which translates into the protein MKNDVKQELLEAVERMPAFPQSVRQVLALSGDVNCSQKDLVEVIKKDPVFTLKILRLVNSPYFGLSREITSINHASVYLGLNTLKNAALSLAAVGAIPREASARMDMGAFWLHSLAVAACASMLGRRLGVSRDDAANYFAAGLLHDIGKVVFALYMPAGFEAALRESAESDVSLHQCEREIIGATHADIGGLLAEKWRLPGELGEAVASHHSMDRGGDFMLCDCLFAANQISKKLAFGSAGNFEVEPLPSGVANRFGMALDELAADLHTLGEEVENARIFIKLGESR